The sequence TTCATTTTTCCGCAAATAATCTAATGTAACAAATGAACATAGTTAAATTAGAGagcaaaaatgaaaaataatacagTCAATTCacattttttcaatatacattcaacaaaaaacaacaagaGTGCCAAACAACTAACTGTAAATTTCAAAGTAAACAAAAGAGGAGTATACCTTGACGGTGATTCTTCGGTCACTCTGAGgtctaataaacttcttaactcTCTTCTTCACCACCTTCTTGTTAAGCAAAGGCAcagccattcttcttcttcttctaccttACCTACCTTCTGCaaaatacacatacatacattAGATGCAAAATTAACAGAGATGAATGAAGTAAAAGTGGAAGAGAGAACACTCACTGGAATTAGGGTTTCGCCTGCTGCCTTGCTAGAGGAGATTGGCAAAGAGAGTAGTAGATTTATATACCTAAAAAGTTGGGGCAACTACTAGGGTTTCCGATGTGAAGGCCCAAAAGGCTTTTTCTTCGATGGCCCGTGTGTTCCGATTGAGGTCCATTGACAAGGCCCAAGGataaaatgcaaggaaaaataacataaatatacaccttaacttaccatatttacacaaattttcacccttataaagtaatttaaaaaatctcaactgattatgtatttttattggaTGTGTCGggaagctaattatatatctcgacagaaccaaaattgggaaaaatatatcaggagctaattatgtatttttacaaaggaaaaaaatgtatcttcattggatgaaTTATgcatctcgacagacccaaaatcggAAAAAAGTATTGGGAGCTAATTGTGTATTTTTAcagaaaaaaaaatgtatcttcgttgaatgGATTATgcatctcgacagacccaaaatcgaaaaaagtaTTGAGAGCTAATTGTGTatttttacaaaggaaaaaatgtatcttcgttggatgcatcaggagctaattatgtatttcgacatacccaaaatcgagattttcagtaattatacaAGATGTCAAAATTTTTGGTAATTAAACTCCAAGCTGATGAGGTTTatgttatttgaaaaaaaataataatacatgatATGATTACATGTTACTCTTAGATGGAAAATAACTTAAGAGAACATTGTAATAGATTTTAgcgtttttatttaattatttagttgattttaaaatttgaatttttaacgGATTTGATCACTCATCAACAACCGAAATTGATCAAAATGTATACTCTCAAAAGTGATGTTACATTGAAATTGCAATTTTTGTCTTTCAGTTACTATTGAATCTTAATTACATTTCCTGTAATATTTaaacaattatattttattttacaataattaaaacatgcaatTACCCACTTGAGACCTCACTGTTNNNNNNNNNNNNNNNNNNNNNNNNNNNNNNNNNNNNNNNNNNNNNNNNNNNNNNNNNNNNNNNNNNNNNNNNNNNNNNNNNNNNNNNNNNNNNNNNNNNNNNNNNNNNNNNNNNNNNNNNNNNNNNNNNNNNNNNNNNNNNNNNNNNNNNNNNNNNNNNNNNNNNNNNNNNNNNNNNNNNNNNNNNNNNNNNNNNNNNNNNNNNNNNNNNNNNNNNNNNNNNNNNNNNNNNNNNNNNNNNNNNNNNNNNNNNNNNNNNNNNNNNNNNNNNNNNNNNNNNNNNNNNNNNNNNNNNNNNNNNNNNNNNNNNNNNNNNNNNNNNNNNNNNNNNNNNNNNNNNNNNNNNNNNNNNNNNNNNNNNNNNNNNNNNNNNNNNNNNNNNNNNNNNNNNNNNNNNNNNNNNNNNNNNNNNNNNNNNNNNNNNNNNNNNNNNNNNNNNNNNNNNNNNNNNNNNNNNNNNNNNNNNNNNNNNNNNNNNNNNNNNNNNNNNNNNNNNNNNNNNNNNNNNNNNNNNNNNNNNNNNNNNNNNNNNNNNNNNNNNNNNNNNNNNNNNNNNNNNNNNNNNNNNNNNNNNNNNNNNNNNNNNNNNNNNNNNNNNNNNNNNNNNNNNNNNNNNNNNNNNNNNNNNNNNNNNNNNNNNNNNNNNNNNNNNNNNNNNNNNNNNNNNNNNNNNNNNNNNNNNNNNNNNNNNNNNNNNNNNNNNNNNNNNNNNNNNNNNNNNNNNNNNNNNNNNNNNNNNNNNNNNNNNNNNNNNNNNNNNNNNNNNNNNNNNNNNNNNNNNNNNNNNNNNNNNNNNNNNNNNNNNNNNNNNNNNNNNNNNNNNNNNNNNNNNNNNNNNNNNNNNNNNNNNNNNNNNNNNNNNNNNNNNNNNNNNNNNNNNNNNNNNNNNNNNNNNNNNNNNNNNNNNNNNNNNNNNNNNNNNNNNNNNNNNNNNNNNNNNNNNNNNNNNNNNNNNNNNNNNNNNNNNNNNNNNNNNNNNNNNNNNNNNNNNNNNNNNNNNNNNNNNNNNNNNNNNNNNNNNNNNNNNNNNNNNNNNNNNNNNNNNNNNNNNNNNNNNNNNNNNNNNNNNNNNNNNNNNNNNNNNNNNNNNNNNNNNNNNNNNNNNNNNNNNNNNNNNNNNNNNNNNNNNNNNNNNNNNNNNNNNNNNNNNNNNNNNNNNNNNNNNNNNNNNNNNNNNNNNNNNNNNNNNNNNNNNNNNNNNNNNNNNNNNNNNNNNNNNNNNNNNNNNNNNNNNNNNNNNNNNNNNNNNNNNNNNNNNNNNNNNNNNNNNNNNNNNNNNNNNNNNNNNNNNNNNNNNNNNNNNNNNNNNNNNNNNNNNNNNNNNNNNNNNNNNNNNNNNNNNNNNNNNNNNNNNNNNNNNNNNNNNNNNNNNNNNNNNNNNNNNNNNNNNNNNNNNNNNNNNNNNNNNNNNNNNNNNNNNNNNNNNNNNNNNNNNNNNNNNNNNNNNNNNNNNNNNNNNNNNNNNNNNNNNNNNNNNNNNNNNNNNNNNNNNNNNNNNNNNNNNNNNNNNNNNNNNNNNNNNNNNNNNNNNNNNNNNNNNNNNNNNNNNNNNNNNNNNNNNNNNNNNNNNNNNNNNNNNNNNNNNNNNNNNNNNNNNNNNNNNNNNNNNNNNNNNNNNNNNNNNNNNNNNNNNNNNNNNNNNNNNNNNNNNNNNNNNNNNNNNNNNNNNNNNNNNNNNNNNNNNNNNNNNNNNNNNNNNNNNNNNNNNNNNNNNNNNNNNNNNNNNNNNNNNNNNNNNNNNNNNNNNNNNNNNNNNNNNNNNNNNNNNNNNNNNNNNNNNNNNNNNNNNNNNNNNNNNNNNNNNNNNNNNNNNNNNNNNNNNNNNNNNNNNNNNNNNNNNNNNNNNNNNNNNNNNNNNNNNNNNNNNNNNNNNNNNNNNNNNNNNNNNNNNNNNNNNNNNNNNNNNNNNNNNNNNNNNNNNNNNNNNNNNNNNNNNNNNNNNNNNNNNNNNNNNNNNNNNNNNNNNNNNNNNNNNNNNNNNNNNNNNNNNNNNNNNNNNNNNNNNNNNNNNNNNNNNNNNNNNNNNNNNNNNNNNNNNNNNNNNNNNNNNNNNNNNNNNNNNNNNNNNNNNNNNNNNNNNNNNNNNNNNNNNNNNNNNNNNNNNNNNNNNNNNNNNNNNNNNNNNNNNNNNNNNNNNNNNNNNNNNNNNNNNNNNNNNNNNNNNNNNNNNNNNNNNNNNNNNNNNNNNNNNNNNNNNNNNNNNNNNNNNNNNNNNNNNNNNNNNNNNNNNNNNNNNNNNNNNNNNNNNNNNNNNNNNNNNNNNNNNNNNNNNNNNNNNNNNNNNNNNNNNNNNNNNNNNNNNNNNNNNNNNNNNNNNNNNNNNNNNNNNNNNNNNNNNNNNNNNNNNNNNNNNNNNNNNNNNNNNNNNNNNNNNNNNNNNNNNNNNNNNNNNNNNNNNNNNNNNNNNNNNNNNNNNNNNNNNNNNNNNNNNNNNNNNNNNNNNNNNNNNNNNNNNNNNNNNNNNNNNNNNNNNNNNNNNNNNNNNNNNNNNNNNNNNNNNNNNNNNNNNNNNNNNNNNNNNNNNNNNNNNNNNNNNNNNNNNNNNNNNNNNNNNNNNNNNNNNNNNNNNNNNNNNNNNNNNNNNNNNNNNNNNNNNNNNNNNNNNNNNNNNNNNNNNNNNNNNNNNNNNNNNNNNNNNNNNNNNNNNNNNNNNNNNNNNNNNNNNNNNNNNNNNNNNNNNNNNNNNNNNNNNNNNNNNNNNNNNNNNNNNNNNNNNNNNNNNNNNNNNNNNNNNNNNNNNNNNNNNNNNNNNNNNNNNNNNNNNNNNNNNNNNNNNNNNNNNNNNNNNNNNNNNNNNNNNNNNNNNNNNNNNNNNNNNNNNNNNNNNNNNNNNNNNNNNNNNNNNNNNNNNNNNNNNNNNNNNNNNNNNNNNNNNNNNNNNNNNNNNNNNNNNNNNNNNNNNNNNNNNNNNNNNNNNNNNNNNNNNNNNNNNNNNNNNNNNNNNNNNNNNNNNNNNNNNNNNNNNNNNNNNNNNNNNNNNNNNNNNNNNNNNNNNNNNNNNGCATTTTACAATTTTTGCCCACCAGCAGATTATGCTTAATTGAAACGTTTTGTGAAGGAGTAAAAGATTCAATAAGTATATGGCCTAATTGAGGTACCTATATGAAAAAAGTCAAATAGTTGAGGGATATGAGTATTCTTCCTAGATTATAAATACATAACATTGGAGGGTGAAATAGCATGAAGTGAATGAATGAGTGGACAATTCATCATGTCGTAGTAACACTGGGAACTTATTAAAATGCAAATCTGGGATGCATTTTTATTTGGCAACCATTTACTGGATATCTGTACTGAGATTCATATAAAATGTTAGACTGGGTCAGTCTAGCACTAGCTTAAAGTGATGGCTTGACCAAAAGGCTTGGTTTTAGACTTAGTCGTTATCTGCTGAAGTGTTAAAAGTGTGTGCGAGGTTACAAAAATTAtactaacaaaaacaaaaatgaacaGTGAAACTAATTTGAAGAGGCTTTTATATACGTTCCAACTTCCTTCCGTAAGAAACTCAACCAAATTTGACTAGAGTGAAGAAGTTATGAGCCAAAACATAAGAGTAGAACACAGTAGTTACAGGAGGTTCAAAGAGCACTAGGGAAGAGGATTAAGGCCTGCCTAAGCCCATGGTAACTATGATTAAAATTCTGCCACCAGCAATGTGCAAAATATGGGACTCACTCATTGTTCAACCAGCACCCAAGAACCTGCAAAACAACAATGGAACCATTAAATTTCTGGCAAATAGCTAATTTCACCCTTCCTCCCGAAGATCTCCACTAGACCAGGTGGATCTCAGTATTGCATTGCTAAGCTGCACCAACATGAGCAAGACATTCTTTTTAATTGAGGAAAGAAAGATGAAATAATGCTAGtactaataaaaataattgaacaGAAGTATGTTGTTACCAATAAAAAGCATTGAACGATCTCACCAAAAGAAACCATCCTCATCCAGATACTCGCCGTTAAAGGGGTTAGTGAAGTCGTCgtaatcaaagtcatcataatcataGTCATACTCATACTCGTAATAATCTGAGAGACCATCAGACTCATCATCGCCAGAGTTATAATCACAAATTTGAGCACTAAATTCATAACCACGAGTGCAATCATGAGGGCACTTCAGATCTATAATCTGCTGGTGACATCTCGTTCCTAGATCCCCTTTAAGATCAATGCTATAGCAGTGGCGCAAGTCAAGTGATTGAAGTCGTGGGCAGCCATCAAGAATGGCAGACAGACCTTCATTTGTCATGGTATTTCCAAAAAGTGCAAGGTGTCGCAATTCAGGCATATTTACTGCAATAGCCATAGCTTGATCATTGACATCGATCTGTAAACGTCTAAATCCTGCCAATCCTCTAAATCCACTGTCGTTCAATGTAAATGACTTTAGCTGAGAGCAAGAACGGCCAACAACTTCTATATCCACTTTACTAATAGCAGATAAGTAAATGTGCAACTCCTCCAACAACGGGAAGTTCTTAGCAACTGCAGCCAAACCTCCATTTGAAATATTATCACAGCTGACAAGTCGTAGATGCCTTAGCTGACTTCATCTGTTCAAAAGGGCACAAGATTAgataaaaaatacatgaaaatacgACAAAATTACTTTTGAGAAGACTGCACAGAAAAATACCCATAGAACTCATAGCTGAGTTTAGCTGAAGCATGCACACAAGGCAAATTGACAACACAAAGAAAGATCTAAAACAATATAAAAGGCTGAACATGACACACAacaccaaaaaataaacaaaacggACTGAAGATAAAGTCATTCACTTGAAGCAAGCATAACCCATACCACCCAACCCCCCACAAAAAATGACCCGAGTCCGAGTTACTTAgccaaaaagaaaaatctaattcTTTCCTCTGATAACCAGCATTCTCTCCTTTTTCCCCTGAAAAAGCAACTTTATCTGTAACAAAAAAAGTTGGCTATCTCCTGTCCTCCTCTGAATTTTCTCAGATCTACATTTTACCACATCTTCAAACATTATAAATTCTTACTTCTGCTATTTGCAATGAAAGCTACATCATTATGATTCCTAGTTTGTATACTTTATACATAACGAAACGAAGTTTAATTGCAACGGAAAAGAAAAAACTTAGCATATTACCATTCCCACTACAACACCCCACAGCTTTcaaattgtcctttttcatttaaaattatcAAGAAGATCCAGGTAGTGTTCTCCATTTATACAACCAACTGGAATACAATGTTGTTTGGCAGGGATGCATCCAACTTCTCCACAAATGCATCCAACATCTATCACTCTAGTGTACTCTGCTTCCCTTCTGTTTCACCTCAGCTTCGTTAAAAATTCAATTGAGAAATAGAGGTCTTAAAGATTTCAGATTTAGTGCTACCAATGGGAAATGAAGGTCTCCTTGCAAAAAGTAAGTcaaaaaaaacttaattttgaaACTGAGAAGTCCTGGTTATTTCATGGAACACACGCTGTATTTGCTAAATACTATAAAGTATTTGTTTCTCTTAAGTCTTTTAACTTACTATCAGAAAAGTTAATAAAAAACAACAGCAATTCTGTTGTTCCGTAAATGCTTGCAAATCTCCTGGAAAGCATCTTGTTACGAGGCATAAGGTAGTGTTTTTTTTAGAAGGTAACATTTTGGCATGAGGTAGTGTTTCAATTGGAGAAAGTACACAAATGGAAATATTTAACATGTGAATAGTACAAATTTATCTAATAATAGGTCAGACTCAAAGAACTCATAAGAGCCAAGCTCAAGCCAGACTAGTTCACATAAGCTTGGACCTGAATAAGGATAAATGACAACAATGCGGAGCTAGGTTCAAATCCCAAGTTCCATTCAATCCTGCACTGTGTGGACTCTTCAAAATACTTGCACATGGGTGTGGGTTTGGGATCCATACTGAATTTGGTCAACTTATCTTTGGGTACTTTGACAACATTCTATGACCGAGAAGTATAAATTGATTGGGTAATTAGTTTGATTTTTGGTTTATATATATGAGGACGCATTGGTGTTTATAAATATTGAGGTTTTATTAACTTTTCTGTTCAATAACTTTAACtaattgaatatatattttatatgttgaAATATACATTTAATGCCCATATCCCAGCACCCGTATCCACATG comes from Capsicum annuum cultivar UCD-10X-F1 chromosome 2, UCD10Xv1.1, whole genome shotgun sequence and encodes:
- the LOC107859078 gene encoding LOW QUALITY PROTEIN: putative F-box/LRR-repeat protein 23 (The sequence of the model RefSeq protein was modified relative to this genomic sequence to represent the inferred CDS: substituted 1 base at 1 genomic stop codon), whose protein sequence is MSKPKRFVWRVKQKAAAPPPPPPPPPWVELPREITADILRRLGIVEILLNAERVCSTWWNVCHDPSMWRVIDMRDDDDMYMEDVFDKLCRIAVDRSQGQLFKINIEYFGSDDLLKYIEQRXSQLRHLRLVSCDNISNGGLAAVAKNFPLLEELHIYLSAISKVDIEVVGRSCSQLKSFTLNDSGFRGLAGFRRLQIDVNDQAMAIAVNMPELRHLALFGNTMTNEGLSAILDGCPRLQSLDLRHCYSIDLKGDLGTRCHQQIIDLKCPHDCTRGYEFSAQICDYNSGDDESDGLSDYYEYEYDYDYDDFDYDDFTNPFNGEYLDEDGFFW